From a region of the Leptospira venezuelensis genome:
- a CDS encoding efflux RND transporter periplasmic adaptor subunit, which produces MIPSSNKLRIILIVLVAAISVSIVSFTLSKGGKKNAPRPQKAIVHDHGERIEFKENSPGLEIVKSAEIGKPGEFVNVEAPARLIATTSPSVSDSEQIVLFESAELNDLYVGYVHAKNSLNRSRKNLDRIKDMFKHRVATEKDLIEAETEVNNDEAEFAEFEGKLRAVGLNPALIKKAAGQTAWIISDVPESQLSSLQKGRRVKVVFNSFPNQEWNGTAEALGDNVDPYTRTVKVRIAIRNEGYRLKPGMFATVKFPEETGSDSVVIPFNSVVTVEGKNYVFVEETPHEFFRREVVLGISTRERVNVLEGLTKGDRVVIEGAILLKGLSFGF; this is translated from the coding sequence ATGATTCCATCATCTAACAAACTTAGAATTATATTAATCGTTCTGGTGGCGGCAATTTCCGTTTCCATCGTTTCTTTCACTTTAAGCAAGGGTGGGAAGAAGAACGCTCCTCGACCTCAAAAAGCGATTGTCCATGATCACGGGGAAAGGATCGAATTTAAAGAAAACAGTCCGGGCCTTGAAATTGTAAAAAGTGCAGAGATAGGTAAACCGGGAGAATTCGTAAATGTAGAAGCTCCTGCAAGATTGATTGCAACTACTTCTCCTTCAGTATCTGATTCAGAGCAGATCGTATTATTTGAATCTGCTGAATTGAATGATCTTTATGTAGGTTATGTTCATGCTAAGAACAGTCTGAACAGATCCCGCAAAAACTTAGATCGTATCAAGGATATGTTCAAACACAGAGTAGCTACTGAGAAAGATTTGATCGAAGCAGAAACTGAAGTAAATAACGATGAGGCAGAATTCGCAGAGTTCGAGGGAAAACTAAGAGCAGTTGGTTTAAATCCTGCATTGATCAAAAAGGCTGCAGGTCAAACTGCTTGGATCATTTCGGACGTTCCCGAATCCCAACTTTCCAGTCTACAAAAAGGAAGAAGAGTGAAAGTTGTATTTAACTCCTTCCCAAACCAAGAATGGAATGGAACAGCAGAAGCACTCGGAGATAACGTAGATCCTTATACACGAACTGTAAAAGTCAGGATCGCGATCAGAAATGAGGGTTATAGATTAAAACCTGGAATGTTCGCAACAGTAAAATTCCCTGAAGAAACAGGGAGCGACTCCGTAGTAATCCCTTTTAACTCAGTTGTTACCGTAGAAGGTAAAAACTATGTATTTGTAGAAGAAACTCCTCACGAATTTTTCAGAAGAGAAGTTGTGCTTGGGATTTCCACCAGAGAAAGAGTCAATGTTCTGGAAGGTTTAACCAAAGGGGACCGAGTGGTTATAGAAGGAGCCATTCTATTGAAAGGACTTAGTTTCGGATTTTAA
- a CDS encoding TolC family protein gives MNKKILTFLILVWATNQTISQPDSSSGGAPGGNDPLYSEERIAAASGDQERTQVRLELAKAEELLWKNNLLLLASKFNIDARKAGIEQAGLYANPNIFIDQSIFAEPTQRYFDFTRSGQTVVQIQQVFLLGGKIDKRIRVAELSAKMSEQEFYDLARALITKLRRTFYFIHYYRDAIAFYDRSLIALDKTVNSAELAYKRRAVLQSEVLRLKALLFFLRKEREDLRIKVLEKEADLRVLLNEDTYKSQSVAIVPVLDLDFVEKATIEGLKLDNMLTKAREYRPDLKKAVQALRYEEANLELQHANAIPDLAFGPMYNRGGTAFQNYWGITAQLNIPIFDRNQGNIKAAEKSIQVRKQELKNLILEVENDVSVALATARAKDDLYKKFRNTYTKDYADLAEDMILSYEKRYISILEFADFFETYRSSIVEMLRLQTDRMEAIEGVNYSVGTGLIVPSYKSNGDSGAKEGSSK, from the coding sequence ATGAATAAAAAGATACTAACGTTTCTAATCTTGGTCTGGGCAACAAATCAGACCATATCTCAGCCGGATTCTTCCTCGGGTGGTGCTCCTGGTGGAAATGATCCTTTATATTCTGAAGAAAGGATAGCAGCCGCTTCAGGAGATCAAGAAAGGACACAGGTACGTTTAGAACTTGCTAAGGCAGAAGAATTACTTTGGAAGAATAACCTTCTATTACTTGCTTCCAAATTTAACATAGACGCAAGAAAAGCAGGCATAGAACAAGCTGGCCTCTATGCGAACCCGAATATTTTTATAGATCAAAGTATCTTCGCAGAGCCCACACAACGTTATTTCGACTTTACCAGATCCGGGCAAACTGTTGTCCAAATCCAACAGGTATTCTTGCTTGGAGGTAAGATAGATAAAAGGATCAGAGTTGCTGAGTTAAGTGCTAAAATGAGCGAGCAAGAATTCTATGATCTTGCAAGAGCACTGATTACTAAACTTCGTAGGACCTTCTACTTTATTCATTATTATAGAGATGCGATTGCTTTCTATGACAGAAGTTTGATCGCTCTGGATAAAACAGTTAACTCTGCAGAGCTTGCCTATAAAAGAAGAGCAGTTCTTCAATCGGAAGTTTTACGTTTAAAAGCACTTCTATTTTTCTTAAGAAAAGAAAGAGAGGATCTTAGGATCAAAGTCCTGGAGAAGGAAGCGGACCTAAGAGTTTTACTTAACGAAGACACTTACAAAAGTCAGTCAGTTGCGATCGTTCCTGTTCTGGATTTAGACTTTGTTGAAAAAGCAACCATTGAAGGTTTAAAATTAGATAATATGCTTACTAAGGCCAGGGAATACAGACCCGACCTAAAAAAAGCAGTGCAAGCTTTAAGATACGAAGAAGCGAATCTGGAATTGCAACATGCAAACGCAATTCCTGATCTTGCATTTGGTCCGATGTACAACAGAGGGGGAACGGCCTTCCAGAACTACTGGGGGATTACAGCTCAGTTGAACATTCCGATCTTCGATAGGAACCAGGGTAATATCAAGGCTGCCGAAAAATCCATCCAAGTCCGAAAACAAGAATTGAAAAACTTAATTTTGGAAGTAGAGAACGATGTAAGCGTTGCATTAGCAACTGCGAGAGCAAAAGACGATCTCTATAAAAAATTCAGAAACACATATACTAAGGATTACGCAGATCTCGCGGAGGATATGATCCTTAGTTACGAAAAACGTTATATATCCATTTTAGAATTCGCAGACTTCTTCGAAACATACAGATCCAGTATCGTGGAGATGTTACGCCTCCAAACGGACAGGATGGAAGCAATCGAAGGAGTAAATTACTCGGTCGGAACGGGGCTGATTGTCCCAAGTTACAAGTCCAACGGAGATTCCGGTGCTAAGGAAGGGAGCTCGAAATGA
- the secA gene encoding preprotein translocase subunit SecA: MIQKLLRVLFGSKYERDLKRLTPIVVQINSLEESMRSLSDSELSSQTRKFKERLAKGETLDDILPEAFATVREAALRKLGMRHFDVQMMGGISLHWGNISEMKTGEGKTLTSTLAVYLNALAGKGVHVVTVNDYLARRDANWMKPIYDFLELSVGIIQHDMDHDDRKKAYSADITYGTNNEYGFDYLRDNMVSHIDHKVQRSHYFAIVDEVDSILIDEARTPLIISGPSDESTDKYTRIDKIIPRLIEGEDYEKDEKAKNTLMTEKGVAHVEEILGIENLYAPQNVDLVHHVHQALKAHKIFQRDVDYVVQNGEVIIVDEFTGRLMSGRRYSDGLHQALEAKEGVPIARESQTLASITFQNYFRLYEKLSGMTGTADTEAEEFHKIYNLDVIVIPPNVPVQRKDAADRVYRTEKEKFTAILNEIKDCRDKKQPVLVGTISIEKSEVLARLLAQAGIAHNVLNAKFHEKEAEIIANAGKPAAVTIATNMAGRGTDIVLGGAQLFKESLESWKESDPVISEFKEAVVRADFERAESISQRLDSQAKKSKANEILTSAKIWRKNHEEVLEAGGLHILGTERHEARRIDNQLRGRSGRQGDPGSSRFYLSLQDDLMRIFGSDRIAGIMERLKMPEGQEIEHPMVSNAIARAQKRVEGHNFDIRKHLLEYDDVMNRQRIVIYKMRNEVLEGGDVTGQAKSFLEEMIEAQVVATCEGGNPNGWEWDVLKEWFEGLGLPWKVDQDEIKKSKNPQLAIFDSLNNAAQSFYQDKADRIGADVWKLLERNIFLDILDHRWKEHLYSMDHLREGIWTVGYGEKNPLVEYKLQGFRLFDQAIENMKYEIVSFLVRVEVTEKTQLPEEKKEYKKVGQELTGGFQELQGAKPKNPAAEAMPVSSGGGGSERKTSRRKRK, encoded by the coding sequence ATGATTCAGAAATTACTCAGGGTTCTATTCGGAAGTAAATACGAAAGAGACCTCAAAAGACTTACTCCGATTGTAGTCCAGATCAATTCTCTGGAAGAGTCCATGCGCTCTTTAAGCGATTCTGAACTTTCTTCCCAAACTAGAAAGTTTAAAGAAAGACTCGCAAAGGGAGAGACTTTGGATGATATTCTTCCGGAAGCATTTGCTACTGTCAGAGAAGCCGCCCTAAGAAAATTAGGGATGCGCCATTTCGATGTGCAGATGATGGGTGGTATCTCTCTTCATTGGGGAAATATCTCCGAGATGAAGACTGGAGAAGGTAAAACTCTAACTTCTACACTTGCAGTTTATCTAAACGCTTTAGCCGGTAAAGGGGTTCATGTTGTAACAGTGAACGATTACCTGGCAAGAAGGGATGCGAATTGGATGAAACCAATTTACGATTTCTTGGAACTATCAGTTGGTATTATCCAGCATGATATGGACCATGATGATCGTAAAAAAGCATATTCTGCAGACATCACTTACGGAACTAATAACGAATATGGTTTCGATTATTTGAGAGACAATATGGTTTCTCATATCGATCATAAAGTGCAAAGATCACATTATTTTGCGATCGTGGATGAGGTGGACTCGATTTTGATCGATGAAGCAAGAACTCCACTTATCATTTCTGGTCCTTCTGATGAATCCACAGATAAATATACTCGTATAGATAAGATCATTCCTCGCCTCATCGAAGGTGAGGATTACGAGAAGGATGAGAAGGCCAAAAACACTCTCATGACTGAAAAGGGTGTGGCTCATGTAGAAGAGATCTTAGGAATTGAGAACTTATATGCTCCTCAAAACGTAGATTTAGTTCATCACGTTCACCAAGCATTAAAAGCTCATAAAATATTCCAAAGAGACGTGGACTATGTGGTCCAAAATGGAGAAGTGATCATCGTAGATGAGTTTACCGGTCGTTTGATGTCTGGTAGGAGATATTCAGATGGACTTCACCAGGCTTTGGAAGCAAAGGAAGGAGTTCCGATTGCAAGAGAATCCCAAACTCTCGCAAGTATCACTTTCCAAAACTATTTCAGATTATATGAAAAACTTTCTGGTATGACTGGAACTGCAGACACAGAAGCGGAAGAATTTCATAAGATCTATAATCTAGATGTGATCGTAATTCCTCCAAACGTTCCTGTTCAAAGAAAGGATGCAGCTGATAGAGTTTATAGAACTGAAAAAGAAAAATTCACTGCTATCTTAAATGAGATCAAAGATTGTAGAGATAAAAAACAACCTGTTCTTGTAGGTACGATCTCTATCGAAAAATCAGAGGTTCTTGCTCGACTTTTAGCTCAGGCGGGAATTGCACATAACGTTCTAAATGCTAAGTTCCACGAAAAAGAAGCAGAAATTATCGCAAACGCGGGAAAACCTGCGGCGGTTACAATTGCTACTAACATGGCGGGAAGGGGAACTGATATCGTTTTAGGCGGGGCTCAGTTATTTAAAGAAAGCCTCGAGTCTTGGAAGGAATCAGATCCAGTAATCAGTGAATTTAAAGAAGCAGTGGTTCGCGCTGATTTTGAAAGAGCAGAATCCATTTCCCAAAGATTAGATTCTCAAGCAAAAAAATCCAAAGCAAATGAGATCTTAACCAGCGCAAAAATCTGGAGAAAGAACCATGAAGAGGTTCTGGAAGCAGGCGGCCTTCATATTTTGGGAACAGAAAGACATGAGGCGAGAAGGATCGACAATCAGCTCAGAGGTCGTTCCGGTCGTCAAGGGGATCCAGGTTCCAGTAGATTCTATCTTTCCTTACAAGATGATCTGATGAGGATTTTCGGATCCGATAGGATTGCGGGTATTATGGAAAGACTCAAGATGCCCGAGGGACAAGAAATCGAGCATCCAATGGTGTCTAACGCAATTGCTAGGGCCCAAAAAAGGGTAGAAGGTCATAACTTCGATATTCGTAAACACCTATTGGAATATGACGATGTGATGAACCGTCAACGTATTGTTATCTATAAAATGAGAAACGAAGTTCTGGAAGGTGGAGATGTTACCGGTCAGGCAAAAAGTTTCTTAGAAGAAATGATAGAAGCCCAAGTGGTTGCTACCTGTGAAGGCGGAAATCCTAACGGTTGGGAATGGGATGTTTTAAAAGAGTGGTTCGAAGGCCTAGGACTTCCTTGGAAAGTAGATCAGGATGAAATTAAAAAATCCAAAAATCCTCAATTAGCAATTTTTGATTCTCTGAACAATGCTGCTCAAAGTTTTTACCAAGATAAAGCGGATCGTATAGGCGCTGATGTTTGGAAACTTTTGGAAAGAAATATTTTCTTAGATATTCTGGACCATCGCTGGAAAGAACATCTATACTCCATGGACCATCTAAGAGAGGGTATATGGACTGTTGGTTACGGAGAAAAGAATCCTCTAGTAGAATATAAACTGCAAGGTTTCAGATTATTCGACCAAGCAATCGAGAACATGAAGTATGAGATCGTTAGCTTCTTGGTTCGTGTAGAAGTTACCGAAAAAACTCAGTTGCCAGAAGAGAAAAAAGAGTATAAAAAAGTAGGACAAGAACTTACTGGAGGCTTCCAAGAATTGCAGGGAGCTAAACCTAAAAATCCTGCAGCAGAGGCAATGCCGGTTTCTTCCGGAGGCGGGGGATCTGAGAGAAAAACGAGTAGGAGGAAAAGAAAATGA
- a CDS encoding type 1 glutamine amidotransferase, with product MRCLIIRFKDCEGPGTLLDSLQARNYRITYHNAYDERVHIVPAAHQMFDLVVFLGGPQTVHDPKQHKFFKPWLELASHLVSMKDKKVIGICLGSQILATVLGAKVYEGEKGPEVGFSDVKVVNPSNPAFSKLNGTSSFPAFHLHEDVFEIPKGADHLLQGSFYSNQMFGYENRVFGIQCHLEVTENMLGVWKNIHSEFIKKAGWIPGPETEDLRSQMERAGRALFEGILDL from the coding sequence ATGAGATGTCTCATCATTCGGTTCAAGGACTGTGAGGGTCCTGGAACTCTATTAGATTCTTTGCAAGCCAGGAATTATCGAATTACCTATCATAATGCGTACGACGAAAGAGTGCATATCGTTCCTGCGGCTCATCAGATGTTTGATCTTGTTGTGTTTTTAGGCGGACCTCAGACGGTTCATGATCCAAAACAGCATAAATTTTTCAAACCTTGGCTGGAACTCGCATCACACTTGGTATCTATGAAAGATAAGAAGGTGATAGGTATCTGTCTAGGTTCCCAGATCTTAGCAACTGTTTTGGGCGCTAAAGTATACGAAGGAGAGAAGGGCCCGGAAGTAGGGTTCTCCGACGTAAAAGTGGTAAATCCTTCTAATCCTGCATTCTCTAAGTTGAATGGTACTTCTTCTTTTCCTGCATTCCATTTGCATGAAGATGTATTCGAGATCCCTAAAGGTGCTGATCATCTGTTACAAGGAAGTTTTTATTCTAACCAGATGTTTGGATATGAAAATCGTGTTTTCGGCATCCAATGTCATCTGGAAGTAACAGAGAATATGTTGGGCGTTTGGAAGAATATACATTCTGAGTTTATTAAAAAAGCAGGATGGATTCCCGGACCCGAAACGGAAGACCTTAGGTCTCAGATGGAAAGAGCCGGTAGAGCGCTCTTTGAAGGAATTTTGGATTTATAA
- a CDS encoding TlpA family protein disulfide reductase — MDSQANSDSRLSFPFSKGIFFRLILLLIASLLTVCAPSEQSNLGVKDFEGISLEGENIRISDIDADRIALNVYGPNCLPCVKEIPVLNYLNAELKKTPHIKLYMIVDPDIFFDNPEALSTEQKMKEAAVLMKEEVKKFGIQLPVIIMKPPFKVDRAEGLVTGTPETLLFKTKPLILYYNFIGPISEESDPNKIPKNMKVIFFKRMAGQS, encoded by the coding sequence ATGGATTCTCAGGCCAACTCCGATTCCAGGCTTAGTTTTCCCTTTTCCAAGGGGATTTTCTTCCGCCTAATCCTTTTATTAATAGCGAGCCTTCTTACAGTTTGTGCTCCGTCAGAACAATCCAATCTAGGTGTTAAAGATTTTGAAGGCATCAGTTTGGAAGGAGAGAATATCCGGATATCGGATATTGATGCTGACCGTATTGCACTTAATGTGTATGGACCGAATTGTCTTCCTTGTGTTAAGGAAATTCCAGTTTTAAATTATCTGAATGCAGAACTGAAAAAAACTCCACATATCAAGTTATATATGATCGTGGATCCGGATATATTTTTTGATAATCCGGAAGCTCTTTCTACCGAACAAAAAATGAAAGAAGCTGCAGTTTTGATGAAAGAAGAAGTTAAAAAATTCGGGATACAACTTCCTGTCATTATTATGAAGCCACCTTTCAAAGTGGATCGTGCGGAAGGACTTGTCACTGGAACTCCGGAAACACTTCTATTCAAAACAAAACCTTTGATCTTATATTATAATTTTATTGGGCCGATCAGCGAAGAGTCTGATCCTAATAAAATCCCTAAAAATATGAAAGTGATCTTCTTCAAAAGAATGGCCGGCCAATCATGA
- a CDS encoding DNA primase: MMVVSKASIPSQEYKMTQNQNSEFDIVTLIELAKKNKYERAVAGFQILDRIDRLELPKKIKGRKLAVQAMFALANDEVQYKYVTKEERAITEAEAQGNGATYSQFNGLFEAPQAPIAEEDMEEDFIPEEAAKPLMDMEDGEEGEAYDEEEDDDDDEDEDEEDDDDSDDDDDDKEEEDED; this comes from the coding sequence ATGATGGTAGTTTCAAAGGCCTCTATCCCCTCTCAGGAATACAAAATGACCCAGAACCAGAATTCAGAATTCGATATTGTAACTTTGATTGAACTGGCCAAAAAAAACAAGTACGAAAGAGCCGTAGCCGGCTTCCAAATCCTGGATAGAATCGACAGACTCGAATTACCTAAGAAAATCAAAGGACGCAAACTTGCCGTCCAAGCGATGTTTGCACTCGCAAACGACGAAGTTCAGTATAAATACGTAACTAAAGAAGAAAGAGCCATCACCGAAGCGGAAGCACAAGGAAACGGCGCTACTTATTCTCAATTCAACGGACTTTTCGAAGCTCCTCAAGCTCCTATCGCAGAAGAAGATATGGAAGAAGATTTCATCCCAGAAGAAGCTGCAAAACCTCTTATGGACATGGAAGATGGTGAAGAGGGAGAAGCCTACGACGAAGAGGAAGATGATGACGACGACGAGGATGAAGACGAAGAAGATGATGATGATTCCGACGACGATGACGACGACAAGGAAGAAGAAGACGAGGATTAA
- a CDS encoding 6-hydroxymethylpterin diphosphokinase MptE-like protein, with the protein MKEENSSFHLHSTQNPIKEGERISLSIPSPLQKDEFLVIIGIGCGYHVISYLKSVEDTTKILLLEPFSELETLVGPDLKEKLGGVPIYYGWEKFEKLDRSNWIAANTKNLRIFIHPNYSRRYPDLSEKILSFFQKKESVSQNKLAKQEFGRLWVRNFFKHLKKSSESPNSYRILGKTLSPKPGKIGCFVGASPNLESEIDWIRKNKEKIFLLSSDTALGYLLENDIQPHAVLSIDSGLGTFYHFPEQVPENIPIFTWFGGASRIFELKNPKVIYLSTHPLDQILGAKFYPKAPILENPTLNVAGLAVSLLQSLGAESVLLKGFGFEREGGKTHCRSTGYERYDRFFIDRKRSLYNSRYTPDSRWKTRTSVLEILQKWSPIPILSEIGSKIEIFSGWENSLESYPSSFPGSGQNWRKLCSGISELPNEIQILLPRETRLLDPRT; encoded by the coding sequence TTGAAGGAGGAAAATTCCTCCTTCCATCTACATTCCACACAAAATCCAATCAAAGAGGGAGAGAGAATCTCCCTTTCTATTCCTTCTCCCCTTCAAAAAGACGAATTCCTGGTGATCATTGGCATTGGTTGCGGGTATCATGTGATTTCTTATTTGAAATCTGTCGAAGATACTACAAAAATCCTGCTACTCGAACCATTCTCCGAACTAGAAACCTTAGTTGGACCCGACCTGAAGGAAAAATTAGGCGGAGTTCCTATCTATTACGGTTGGGAAAAGTTTGAGAAGCTAGATAGATCCAACTGGATTGCTGCGAACACCAAGAACCTCCGAATTTTCATTCACCCGAATTATTCCAGACGGTATCCAGATCTGAGCGAAAAGATCCTCTCCTTCTTTCAAAAAAAAGAATCTGTTTCACAGAACAAACTCGCGAAGCAAGAATTCGGAAGACTCTGGGTCAGGAACTTCTTCAAACATCTGAAAAAATCGTCTGAAAGTCCGAACTCTTATCGAATCCTGGGTAAAACTCTTTCGCCTAAACCTGGAAAAATTGGATGTTTTGTAGGAGCTTCGCCAAATTTAGAATCTGAGATTGATTGGATCAGGAAAAATAAAGAAAAAATCTTCTTACTTAGCTCAGATACTGCACTCGGATATTTATTAGAAAATGATATCCAACCACATGCTGTACTCTCCATAGACAGCGGACTTGGAACCTTCTACCATTTTCCGGAACAAGTTCCTGAGAATATTCCGATCTTCACATGGTTTGGCGGAGCTAGTAGGATCTTCGAACTGAAAAATCCAAAGGTTATCTATCTTTCTACTCACCCATTGGACCAGATCCTAGGAGCAAAATTTTATCCAAAGGCTCCAATCTTAGAAAATCCCACTCTAAACGTGGCGGGTCTTGCAGTTTCCTTACTTCAATCTCTAGGAGCAGAATCAGTTCTATTGAAAGGATTCGGTTTCGAAAGAGAAGGAGGAAAAACCCATTGCAGGTCCACAGGTTACGAAAGATACGATAGATTTTTCATCGATCGTAAAAGAAGCTTATACAATTCGAGATATACGCCTGATTCTCGATGGAAAACAAGAACGAGTGTCCTAGAAATATTACAAAAATGGAGTCCTATCCCAATCCTTTCCGAAATCGGCTCTAAGATCGAGATATTCTCTGGATGGGAAAATTCTTTGGAAAGTTATCCTTCTTCTTTTCCTGGTTCCGGACAGAACTGGAGAAAACTCTGTTCCGGAATTTCGGAACTTCCCAATGAGATCCAGATCCTTCTTCCTAGAGAAACTAGGCTTTTAGATCCAAGAACCTAA
- a CDS encoding response regulator, translated as MNKGYIICVDDEVSVLETLQEQLHNEFGKTHEIETARSAEEALALLEEIQASGYVIEVIITDQVMPGMKGADFLESVHKRSPDSIKILLTGQAGLDSAIHAINFGGLSRYVEKPWNIEDLTRDIRSLIEKFRQNLENQHLVNELNRRIKDLEEENRKLQQTGE; from the coding sequence ATGAATAAAGGTTATATTATTTGTGTCGATGATGAAGTGTCAGTACTGGAGACTCTCCAGGAACAACTTCATAACGAGTTCGGAAAGACTCATGAGATCGAAACCGCAAGAAGCGCGGAAGAGGCACTTGCCTTATTGGAAGAGATCCAAGCTTCCGGTTATGTGATCGAAGTTATCATTACGGATCAGGTAATGCCCGGGATGAAAGGAGCCGATTTTTTGGAATCGGTCCACAAACGGTCTCCTGATTCGATCAAAATTCTGCTCACCGGTCAAGCCGGTCTGGATTCCGCAATCCACGCGATAAATTTCGGGGGATTGAGCAGATACGTGGAAAAACCTTGGAACATAGAGGATCTAACCAGAGACATCCGATCTTTGATAGAAAAGTTCCGGCAGAACCTGGAGAATCAACATTTAGTCAATGAGCTTAACAGAAGAATTAAGGACCTCGAAGAAGAAAACCGCAAACTACAGCAAACAGGTGAATAA
- a CDS encoding HEAT repeat domain-containing protein, with translation MSLTEELRTSKKKTANYSKQVNNLPERIGKIFLGNICSFSLVLCLFSFGSLAAKEAPPKPKYTEEQIRKKKEVLSKILKYGTTKERASALRELEDFPKEDAGELYDQVGVILSKDPDWSMKIYALRISGILKLTQFEDKIIALLKHDQQDVQKEAVYVVKKLKFDSAIPVLTELLKSQDFTKNSNFLIALIECLAEFPQANEPFSVLEARFQEKFNDPEVRAQIALYFGKVKKSSIENVLIATVKDEKEPITLRAYSVNALGKIKSEAAITPLRELLEKIRALKSKNDIQDYQALKIHTITALVSLGDKEIIEELYSFARDDDAMVRLRAIKHLAETEDPAVIEILEYKAQRDPSEKVKRAAQNALDQLRKKLDPTFVPTSPDTKPAKDTSTRKAGSGGSNSSSRRSRPSSGGGDGSNPVPLSGEGSGSSSGSGGGSGSGSGGSSGGGKPSGGESEDLEND, from the coding sequence ATGAGCTTAACAGAAGAATTAAGGACCTCGAAGAAGAAAACCGCAAACTACAGCAAACAGGTGAATAACCTGCCTGAGCGTATTGGTAAAATTTTCCTAGGAAACATTTGCTCGTTCTCCCTGGTACTTTGTTTGTTTTCTTTCGGTTCCTTGGCCGCTAAAGAAGCTCCACCTAAGCCTAAATATACAGAAGAACAGATCCGCAAAAAGAAAGAAGTTCTCTCCAAGATCTTAAAATACGGAACCACAAAAGAAAGAGCAAGCGCTCTTAGAGAATTAGAAGATTTTCCAAAAGAAGACGCAGGAGAATTATACGATCAAGTCGGAGTAATCCTTTCCAAGGATCCGGATTGGTCTATGAAGATCTATGCACTTAGAATTTCAGGAATCCTAAAACTCACTCAATTCGAAGATAAGATCATTGCATTATTAAAACATGACCAACAAGACGTGCAGAAAGAAGCAGTCTATGTAGTCAAAAAGCTCAAATTCGATTCTGCAATTCCAGTTTTAACTGAATTGCTCAAAAGCCAGGATTTCACCAAAAATTCAAATTTTCTAATCGCGCTCATCGAATGCTTGGCTGAATTTCCTCAGGCAAACGAACCATTCTCCGTATTAGAAGCAAGATTCCAGGAGAAGTTTAATGATCCTGAAGTGAGAGCTCAAATCGCACTTTATTTCGGAAAAGTAAAAAAGTCTTCAATCGAGAATGTTCTGATCGCAACTGTAAAAGACGAAAAAGAGCCGATCACTCTTCGCGCTTACTCTGTAAACGCACTCGGAAAAATCAAATCAGAAGCTGCGATTACTCCTCTCAGAGAATTATTAGAAAAGATCAGAGCATTAAAATCCAAGAACGATATCCAAGATTACCAAGCACTTAAGATACATACAATCACTGCTCTTGTTTCCTTAGGAGATAAGGAAATTATAGAAGAATTATATTCATTCGCAAGAGATGACGATGCAATGGTCCGACTTCGTGCCATCAAACATTTGGCCGAAACAGAAGATCCTGCAGTGATCGAAATTTTAGAATATAAGGCACAAAGAGATCCTAGTGAAAAAGTAAAACGTGCGGCACAAAATGCATTAGACCAGCTTCGCAAAAAACTAGATCCGACTTTTGTTCCTACAAGTCCCGATACAAAACCTGCAAAAGATACTAGCACCAGAAAGGCTGGCAGCGGCGGATCCAACTCTTCTTCCAGAAGGTCTAGACCAAGCAGCGGAGGCGGAGATGGTTCCAATCCAGTTCCATTAAGTGGAGAAGGTAGCGGATCTTCCTCCGGTAGTGGCGGTGGATCCGGTTCAGGTAGTGGTGGTTCTTCCGGAGGAGGAAAACCCTCCGGCGGAGAATCAGAGGATCTGGAAAACGATTAA
- a CDS encoding LIC_11959 family protein, translated as MKQFLLLSAILCLIPTSDGRRLDAEPAGNTYRGTITLKEPRALDIKESLTDSSPNYPETIKLYYQGLKENYVVFYDWNGHTLYYKYRDNKFDRRLKKYVSRLAPGAPYEVTGEYQGVFVFENKTIRRFKKKGEDTLADRKEKQSIPVFQLVKYRELILEEIIF; from the coding sequence ATGAAACAATTCCTTCTCCTATCCGCGATCCTTTGTTTGATACCTACATCGGATGGGAGAAGATTGGATGCGGAACCTGCAGGAAACACCTATCGCGGGACAATCACTCTCAAAGAACCTAGAGCTTTAGATATAAAGGAATCCTTAACGGATTCTTCTCCGAATTATCCAGAAACGATCAAACTATATTACCAAGGTCTAAAGGAAAATTACGTAGTATTCTACGATTGGAACGGCCATACTCTTTATTATAAATATAGAGATAATAAATTTGATAGAAGATTAAAAAAATATGTTTCTAGGCTGGCGCCAGGTGCACCCTACGAGGTCACAGGAGAATACCAAGGAGTATTCGTATTCGAAAATAAAACGATTCGAAGATTTAAGAAAAAAGGAGAAGATACATTAGCCGACAGAAAGGAAAAACAATCTATACCTGTATTCCAACTAGTCAAATACAGAGAATTGATCTTAGAGGAAATTATCTTTTGA